From the genome of Bos taurus isolate L1 Dominette 01449 registration number 42190680 breed Hereford chromosome 27, ARS-UCD2.0, whole genome shotgun sequence, one region includes:
- the LOC107131385 gene encoding histone H2B type 2-E-like has translation MPEPAKSAPAPKKGSKKAVTKAQKKDGKKRKRSCKESYSVYVYKVLKQVHLDTGISSKAMGITNSFVNDIFERIAGEASRLAHYNKRSTITSREIQTAMRLLLPGELAKQTVSEGTKAVTKYTSSK, from the coding sequence ATGCCTGAACCGGCTAAATCTGCTCCTGCCCCTAAAAAGGGCTctaaaaaagctgtgaccaaggcccagaagaaggACGGCAAGAAGCGCAAGCGCAGCTGCAAGGAGAGCTACTCCGTGTATGTGTACAAGGTGCTGAAGCAAGTCCATCTGGACACCGGCATCTCCTCCAAGGCCATGGGAATCACGAACTCCTTCGTCAACGACATTTTCGAGCGCATCGCTGGCGAGGCATCGCGCCTGGCGCATTATAACAAGCGCTCGACtatcacatccagggagatccagacTGCCATgcgcttgctgctacctggggagctggccaagcagaccgtgtccgagggcactaaggctgtcaccaagtataccagctccaagtaa